The DNA region CTGGATTTGAACCAGCGACCTACGGGTTATGAGCCCGTCGAGCTACCGTGCTGCTCTATTCCGCGATAATTAAAATACTTAAGTGGATGGGGTAGAAGGATTCGAACCTTCGAATGCTAGCACCAAAAGCTAGTGCCTTACCACTTGGCGATACCCCAATGTTTTTAAGTGACGAAATTATAGTAAAAAAGTATATACTTGTCAAGTAGTTTTAGATTAAATTTTAATATTTTTGATATAATATTGAAAAACAAATATTATATAAAAAGAAGAAAAATGAATGCAATACAAAGAGTGAAAGAAGCTATTTTAGAAATTCAAAAAGGTAATATGGTTATTATGCTTGATGATGAAGATAGAGAAAATGAAGGTGACCTTGTTTATGCAGCAGCGTTAAGCACTCCACAAAAAGTAAATTTTATGGCAACAAATGCAAAAGGTTTAATTTGTGTATCAGTTACAAAAGAGACTGCAAATAAATTAGAACTTAATCCAATGGTTAAAGCGAATACATCGTCATATGAAACAGCATTTACTGTTTCTGTTGATGCTGTTGATGCATTAACTGGAATTAGTGCAGGGGAAAGAGATGATACTATTAAAATTTTAGCAAATCCCATTTCAAATGCTGCACAACTTGTACGACCAGGACATATATTCCCTTTAATTGCAAAGGATGGTGGAGTACTAGTAAGAACAGGGCATACAGAAGGAAGTGTAGATTTATGTAAGTTAGCTGGACTTAATGGTGAAGCAGTTATTTGTGAGATCATGAAAGAAGATGGAACAATGGCTAGACGTGATGATTTAGATATTTTTGCAAATAAACATAATATGAAACAAATTTATATTTCTGATTTAGTTGAATATAGATTATCACATGAAAAATTAGTAGAAGAAGTTTCAAATGAGAATACATTATTTTTTGGAACTACTACACTAAAGAAAGAATTTAAAGATCATTTAGGAAATATTCATACAGCTATATTATTTGGTGAGACAAATGAAATAACACATGTTAAATTTCATACTGTAATCCCTGATTTAGATCTCTTCTTAAATGATGAGAAATTAAATTCAATGCTTAAAACAATAAATTTTTTACAATCAAAAGGTGGAATTTTAATTTTTCTAAGTAATGATGCAACATCAAAAGAATCTCAAAAAGATTTTGGAATAGGGGCACAAATATTAAATACACTTAATATTAAACAAATTAAATTAATGACAAGCGGTGGAAAACATTCATTTGTTGGTTTAAATGGATTTGGACTAGAAATAATTGAAGAAATTCAAATAGAGTGTTAATAAATTAACTTATTGTTACAATTTTTATTAGATTTAATAGAAGTTATTTATATAAAAAAAGGAGTGAATTAATTCACTCCTTTTTTTTATAAGATATATTAAAAATATATCTTATAAAATTGGTCCTGCAGCAGTGAAATCATATTCACTTTCCAAAGTTAAATATTTTTTAAAGTTTTCAATATACATTGAAGCTAATCTACTTTTTGTTTCATCATATTCTGCTTTATTAGCCCAAGTATTTCTAGGATTTAAAACCTTAGTTTCAACACCATTTAGCGTTTTTGGAATTTTTAAATTAAAAGTTGATAAAGTTTCAAACTCTGAATCATTAATAGATCCATCTAAAATTGCATTAATACAAGCTCTAGTATTTTTAATAGTCATTCTTGTTCCAACACCATAAGCACCACCTGTCCATCCTGTATTAACAAGAAAAACATTTACATTATGTCTATCAATTTTTTGACCTAATAATTCTGCGTAAACAGTAGGATTTAATGGTAAAAAAGCTTCTCCAAAACAAGATGAGAATGTTGCAACTGGTTCAGTAATACCTCTTTCTGTTCCGGCAACTTTAGCAGTATATCCACTTAAAAAGTAATACATAGCTTGTTGTTTATCAAGTTTTGCAACTGGAGGTAAAACTCCAAATGCATCAGCACATAAGAATATAATATTAGTAGGGTGTCCACCCATCATATCTGGTGTATGATTTACTATATGATTTAAAGGATAAGAAACTCTTGTATTTTCAGTTTTTGAAGCATTTGAATAATCAACAACACCATTTTCATCAGCAACAACATTTTCTAAAATTGCACCTTTTTTTATAGCATTAAAAATTTCAGGTTCAGAACTTTCATCAAGATTAATTACTTTTGCGTAACATCCCCCTTCAAAGTTAAACACACCATGATCATCCCAACCATGCTCATCATCACCAATTAAAGCTCTTTTAGGATCAGTAGAAAGTGTAGTTTTACCAGTTCCTGATAAACCAAAGAATAAAGCAGTATCACCATCTTCTCCAATATTAGCAGAACAATGCATTGCCAACTTACCTTCTAAAGGAAGCCAATAATTCATCATTGAGAAAACACCTTTTTTCATCTCACCAGCATACCAAGTTCCACCAATAATTGCTACATTATCTTCTACATTAAATACAACAAATACTTCTGAATGTAAATTATGACTAGCATATGCCATATCAACAGTTTTACAAGAATTATAAATTGTAAAGTCTGGAACAAAATTATCTATTTCCTCTTGTGTTTCAGGCATAATAAACATATTCTGAATAAAATGAGCCTGCCATGCAACTTCAGTAATAAATCTAACAGATTTTCTTGAATCTAATGATGCACCACAATACACATCTGTAACATATAAATCTTTGTTACTTAATTGTTTTTTTGAAGTAACTAATAATTCTTCATAAACTTCTTTAGATACTTTATGATTTATATCACCCCATGCAATATATTTATTTGATGGATCTTGATTAACAAAAAACTTATCTTTAGGACTTCTACCTGTAAATATACCAGTATCAATCATTAATGCACCAGATGAAGATACTTTTGCACCTTCATTTTCAACTGCATGTTCTATTAATGTATCCACATCAAGATTTCTTCTAACCATTCCCACATTTTCTAAACCTAAAGAGTCTTTAATTTCAGACATAATTTAATTCTTCCTACTAATTAATTTTTATTTAAATATTGATAAAAGTACACCCGCTGCAACGGCTGACCCAATTACCCCAGCAACATTAGGACCCATCGCATGCATTAATAAAATGTTCGATGAATCATATTGTTGACCTTCTTTACTTACAACCCTTGCTGCCATTGGTACAGCTGATACTCCAGCTGCTCCAATTAAAGGATTGATCTGATTGTCTTTTGAACTTAATAAGTTCATAACTTTTGCCATTAAAACACCCATAGCAGTACCTGCTGCAAATGCTAATAATCCTATTGCCATAATACCCATAGTCTCTACAACTAAGAATTGTTCTGAAGCAAGTTTTGATCCTACTCCTAATCCTAAGAATATTGTTACAATATTTATTAAAGCATTTTGCATTGTATCAGAAAGTCTATCAACAACACCTGATTCTTTAGCAAAATTTCCAAAACAAAGTGCACCAATAAGTGGAGAGGCATCTGGCAAGATTAATAATGTTAAAGTTAAAACAACAAGAGGAAAGACCATTTTTTCTAATTTTGAAACTTTTCTTGTTGATTTCATTCTTATTTTTCGTTCAGCATCATTTGTAAACAATCTCATAATAGGAGGTTGAATAACTGGAACTAAAGCCATATAAGAATAAGCGGCAACTGCAATTGCACCAAGTAATTCAGGTGCCAAAGCAGATGCAATAAATATTGAAGTTGGACCATCAGCCCCTCCAATAATTGAAATTGCAGCTGCTTGTTGTAATGTAAAATCAATTCCTGGTGCATATTGAGAAAGAACAACCGCTCCAACTAATGAACCAAAAATACCAAATTGTGCTGCACCACCTAGTAATGCTGTTTTTGGATTTGCTAATAATGGACCAAAATCTGTCATAGCCCCAACACCCATAAATATAAGTAATGGGAAGAACTCATTTGCAATACCCATATTATAAATAATTCCAAGCATTCCATGGTCACCTGCTATATTTGCGATTGGAATATTTGCTAAAATTCCACCAAATCCAATTGGAATTAGTAGTAATGGTTCAAAACCTTTTTTAATTGCAAGATAAAATAGTAAAAAACAAATAAGAATCATGATAACTCTACCGCTACTTTGTGCGAAGATACTCATATCATTACCGTGCGAATCTTTTACACCTTCTTTAGGACTAAGAATTGCACTTAATCCTGTAGTTTGATAAAAAGACCCAATAAGTTGTGTCATACTTTTTGATTGATATTCTTCACTTTGAGTATCAGCATCAACTACTGTAGTCGTTGATGCTGATGCACTAAAAGAGAAGAAACTCATTAAAAGGAAAATAGAAATAAATAAACTTTTTTTCATTATTACTCCAATAAAACTATTAACCAATAATGGCTAAAGTTTGTCCTTCTTCAACAGCATCATTTGCTGCAACTAAAATTTTAGTAATAGTACCAGCCTCAGGTGCATTAATATCAATTTCCATTTTCATAGCTTCTAAAATCATAATTTGTTGATCTTTTTCAACTTTATCACCTTCTTTTACAAGAATTTTCCATACGGCACCATTTACAACTGCAGGTACTTCTACTCCTTCACCATTTGAACTAACTGGAGCTGAAGCTGTATTAGAATTTGAAGTAACTGGAGTTACTTGTATATCAGCATTACCTTCTGCAATTGACACATTAAACTTTTGACCATCTACAACTACTGTATAATTTCCATTTGCATTACTCATATTCTTATTTTCTCCTAAATTACAATCTTTATCATTTTCACAAGCTGAATCATTTTTTCTAATATTTAATGGTGATTCACCTTTTAAGAAGGCAATACCTTTTTCATCACAAGCTGCTGCAATAAATATGTTTTCTTCACTTGCTTCAATACCTTCTATTTCTAATCTTTGTTTCCAAACAGATATTTTTTTCTTTTCATCTCTATCTGCAATATCTAAAGGATTTTCTTTAGTTGGTTCCATTTTTAATTTTTCTGCTGCTAATGCAACAATTTTTTCATCTGGAGCAACTGGAGTTTTACCAAAATATCCAAGTACCATTTTCCCATAACCTGGTGCTATTTGTTTCCATGGTCCAAACATTACATTTGCATATGCTTGTTGCCAATAGAATTGTGAAACAGGAGTTACAGATGTACCATAACCACCTTTTTCAACAACTTCTCTCATAGCTTTAATTACTTCTGGAAATTTATGTAAAGTTCCATTATCTCTCATCATTTGAGTATTAGCAGTTAAAGCTCCACCTGGCATTGGTGAAAATGGAATTAAAGGAGAAACTTGCGTTGCTTCTGGTGGGATAAAGTAGTCTTTTAATTGGTGACCTAAAACTTCTTGATATTTAAGAATTTTTTCAATTTCTAAACCACCAAGATCATAGTTTTTACCTTTTACAGCATGTAACATAGTTAAAATATCTGGTTGAGAAGTTCCACCTGAAACTGGACTTGCTGCTAAATCAATACCATCTGCACCTGCATCTAAAGCAGCTAAATAACAAGCAACTGATACACCAGCTGTTTCATGTGTATGTAATCTAATATGAGTATCATTTCCAACTAGTTTTCTAGCCATCTGAATAGTTTCATATACTTTTTGAGGAGATGAAGTTCCTGATGCATCTTTAAAACAAAGAGAATCATAAGGAAGTCCACTATCTAAAATTTGTCTTAGTGTTTTTTCATAGAAAGCAACATCATGTGCACCCGTACATCCTGGAGGTAAATCCATAAGAGTAACAACAACTTCATGATTTACCCCATACTTCTTAATACATTCAGCTGAGTACTCTAAATTTTGAACATCATTTAGAGCATCAAAATTTCTTATTGTTGAAGTACCATGTTTTGCGAACATTTTTGCATGTAAGTCTATTAGTTCTCTAGAACCTGTATCTAACATTACTGTATTGATACCACGAGCTAGTGTTTGTAAGTTTGCATCTGGACCAACAATTTCTCTGAATTTATCCATCATTTCAAATGCATTTTCTTGTAAGTAGAAAAATAAAGATTGGAACCTAGCTCCACCACCAAACTCAAAATGAGTTATACCCGCATCTTTCGCAGCTTCTACAGCTGGGAAAAAGTCATTCATTAAAACTCTACCTCCAAAGACAGATTGAAATCCATCTCTAAATGTAGTATCCATAACATCTATATACTTTTTCGACATTAAAATTAACCTTTTAGATTTTTATGATGTTGAACAGCTGCAACTATAGCAGCCACCTTCGCAGCTTCATTAGATGAAGCAGTTGCGGGAGGCCTTTTAATTGCTTCTATTTTCTTTTCGGGAAAATATTTTGTTAATAATGCCGCCTGAGCTTTAAGCACAAAAATCATAATAACTAAAAATGAGAATACAACACCCATCCCTAATAACATAAATTTAAATGCTTCCGTAACTAAGTTTATTTCCATAACAGTCTCCGTGGTTACCACAATGTGATTATTAGTGTAATAGTATATTAAAGTAGCTTTATTAACATTTATACTTATCCTTGTTTTTTATTAAATTTATAAATTTGTTTTATTTATAATACTTTCTTAAAAAAGCTAAAAAATAAAGTTCAATTATTATGAAAAAATTTATTGCGTTATTTTAAAGTTTCATTATTTTTATAATCATTTTGTTCTTTTTTTTATTAAATATTACATTTTATTAAATATTTTAGATAAATACTTGATTTATATTTCATAATGTAATATAATTGTGTAAAGACTATGTAAAGGATTAAAAATGCTTATTGTAAGCGAAATAATTGATAAGTTAAAAGATATATTAAGTGCTGATGGAGTAAATGGGAAAATCTTTGATAAAGATGTTGCAAATTCATTAGAATTATCTCAGGCAAATTTTGCAACTATGAAAAATAGAGGGAAGATTCCTTATTCAAATATCTTAAATTTTTGTGCAAAAAAGAAAATTTCTATCAATTGGTTACTTTATAATCAAAATCCAGGTTCTCTTGTAGATAGTACAGATAAATACTGGATTAAGTATTTTCCAGAAATAAGTGTTAGTGCAGGAGGAGGGGCATATGAGAATAATGATGACTTTGAATCACTAGAAGTTCCAACATATTTTGTCAATAGTTTAGGTGGTAAAGAAAACCTTAAAAATATTGATGCAATTAATGTAGTAGGGGATTCAATGGAACCTACATTAAACGATAATAATATTATATTTTTAGATAAATCAAAAAATGATTGTTCAAGAGATGGTATATACGCTTTT from Poseidonibacter antarcticus includes:
- a CDS encoding bifunctional 3,4-dihydroxy-2-butanone 4-phosphate synthase/GTP cyclohydrolase II: MNAIQRVKEAILEIQKGNMVIMLDDEDRENEGDLVYAAALSTPQKVNFMATNAKGLICVSVTKETANKLELNPMVKANTSSYETAFTVSVDAVDALTGISAGERDDTIKILANPISNAAQLVRPGHIFPLIAKDGGVLVRTGHTEGSVDLCKLAGLNGEAVICEIMKEDGTMARRDDLDIFANKHNMKQIYISDLVEYRLSHEKLVEEVSNENTLFFGTTTLKKEFKDHLGNIHTAILFGETNEITHVKFHTVIPDLDLFLNDEKLNSMLKTINFLQSKGGILIFLSNDATSKESQKDFGIGAQILNTLNIKQIKLMTSGGKHSFVGLNGFGLEIIEEIQIEC
- the pckA gene encoding phosphoenolpyruvate carboxykinase (ATP), with amino-acid sequence MSEIKDSLGLENVGMVRRNLDVDTLIEHAVENEGAKVSSSGALMIDTGIFTGRSPKDKFFVNQDPSNKYIAWGDINHKVSKEVYEELLVTSKKQLSNKDLYVTDVYCGASLDSRKSVRFITEVAWQAHFIQNMFIMPETQEEIDNFVPDFTIYNSCKTVDMAYASHNLHSEVFVVFNVEDNVAIIGGTWYAGEMKKGVFSMMNYWLPLEGKLAMHCSANIGEDGDTALFFGLSGTGKTTLSTDPKRALIGDDEHGWDDHGVFNFEGGCYAKVINLDESSEPEIFNAIKKGAILENVVADENGVVDYSNASKTENTRVSYPLNHIVNHTPDMMGGHPTNIIFLCADAFGVLPPVAKLDKQQAMYYFLSGYTAKVAGTERGITEPVATFSSCFGEAFLPLNPTVYAELLGQKIDRHNVNVFLVNTGWTGGAYGVGTRMTIKNTRACINAILDGSINDSEFETLSTFNLKIPKTLNGVETKVLNPRNTWANKAEYDETKSRLASMYIENFKKYLTLESEYDFTAAGPIL
- a CDS encoding sodium ion-translocating decarboxylase subunit beta; amino-acid sequence: MKKSLFISIFLLMSFFSFSASASTTTVVDADTQSEEYQSKSMTQLIGSFYQTTGLSAILSPKEGVKDSHGNDMSIFAQSSGRVIMILICFLLFYLAIKKGFEPLLLIPIGFGGILANIPIANIAGDHGMLGIIYNMGIANEFFPLLIFMGVGAMTDFGPLLANPKTALLGGAAQFGIFGSLVGAVVLSQYAPGIDFTLQQAAAISIIGGADGPTSIFIASALAPELLGAIAVAAYSYMALVPVIQPPIMRLFTNDAERKIRMKSTRKVSKLEKMVFPLVVLTLTLLILPDASPLIGALCFGNFAKESGVVDRLSDTMQNALINIVTIFLGLGVGSKLASEQFLVVETMGIMAIGLLAFAAGTAMGVLMAKVMNLLSSKDNQINPLIGAAGVSAVPMAARVVSKEGQQYDSSNILLMHAMGPNVAGVIGSAVAAGVLLSIFK
- a CDS encoding biotin/lipoyl-containing protein yields the protein MSKKYIDVMDTTFRDGFQSVFGGRVLMNDFFPAVEAAKDAGITHFEFGGGARFQSLFFYLQENAFEMMDKFREIVGPDANLQTLARGINTVMLDTGSRELIDLHAKMFAKHGTSTIRNFDALNDVQNLEYSAECIKKYGVNHEVVVTLMDLPPGCTGAHDVAFYEKTLRQILDSGLPYDSLCFKDASGTSSPQKVYETIQMARKLVGNDTHIRLHTHETAGVSVACYLAALDAGADGIDLAASPVSGGTSQPDILTMLHAVKGKNYDLGGLEIEKILKYQEVLGHQLKDYFIPPEATQVSPLIPFSPMPGGALTANTQMMRDNGTLHKFPEVIKAMREVVEKGGYGTSVTPVSQFYWQQAYANVMFGPWKQIAPGYGKMVLGYFGKTPVAPDEKIVALAAEKLKMEPTKENPLDIADRDEKKKISVWKQRLEIEGIEASEENIFIAAACDEKGIAFLKGESPLNIRKNDSACENDKDCNLGENKNMSNANGNYTVVVDGQKFNVSIAEGNADIQVTPVTSNSNTASAPVSSNGEGVEVPAVVNGAVWKILVKEGDKVEKDQQIMILEAMKMEIDINAPEAGTITKILVAANDAVEEGQTLAIIG
- a CDS encoding OadG family protein — protein: MEINLVTEAFKFMLLGMGVVFSFLVIMIFVLKAQAALLTKYFPEKKIEAIKRPPATASSNEAAKVAAIVAAVQHHKNLKG
- a CDS encoding S24 family peptidase, with the protein product MLIVSEIIDKLKDILSADGVNGKIFDKDVANSLELSQANFATMKNRGKIPYSNILNFCAKKKISINWLLYNQNPGSLVDSTDKYWIKYFPEISVSAGGGAYENNDDFESLEVPTYFVNSLGGKENLKNIDAINVVGDSMEPTLNDNNIIFLDKSKNDCSRDGIYAFTTVHGLFVKRIQKRVDGKLDIISDNKDYPSQVLSNKDIKIMGKVISSFGSVY